One Solanum lycopersicum chromosome 2, SLM_r2.1 genomic region harbors:
- the LOC104645519 gene encoding uncharacterized protein — protein sequence MVQQIEDKIKISKDCLKISSDRLKLLADLTRCDIEYQVEDKVFLKVSPWKKIMRFGKNGKLSPRFFGPYEILERVEQVAYKLALPPEIDKIHNVFHVSMPRRCCSDPSHVLQVESIEVNSKLTYNEGPILIQAREVHNLSNKRIPLVKVLWSNYSRKGSYLGERKRHEDPIFALFSGLE from the coding sequence ATGGTGCAACAAATAGAGGACAAGATAAAAATTAGCAAGGATTGTTTAAAGATTTCTTCGGATAGACTAAAGTTGCTAGCTGATCTAACAAGGTGTGACATTGAATATCAAGTTGAAGATAAAGTATTCTTAAAGGTGTCTCCATGGAAAAAGATAATGAGATTTGGAAAAAATGGAAAACTTAGTCCCCGATTTTTTGGACCTTATGAGATACTTGAAAGGGTTGAACAAGTTGCATATAAATTGGCTTTACCACCTGAAATAGACAAGATCCACAATGtcttccatgtttctatgcccAGAAGATGCTGTTCGGATCCATCTCATGTTCTTCAAGTTGAATCTATTGAGGTCAATTCCAAATTGACGTATAATGAAGGACCAATCCTAATTCAAGCTCGGGAAGTACATAATCTTAGCAACAAGAGAATCCCCTTAGTAAAGGTACTTTGGAGTAACTATTCTAGAAAAGGAAGCTACttgggagagagaaaaagaCACGAGGACCCAATATTTGCACTTTTTTCGGGACTAGAGTAA